One window of the Syngnathoides biaculeatus isolate LvHL_M chromosome 11, ASM1980259v1, whole genome shotgun sequence genome contains the following:
- the mxd3 gene encoding max dimerization protein 3, with protein MNRMEGSFCNIQVLLRAAEFLERREREAEHGYASLLPPSPTLSDKRSKQKSKKLSAGGNRSVHNELEKNRRAQLRQCLEQLKKQVPLASDSMRNTTLNLLRRAQLHIKKLQEQDERAEQLKGRLRGEQRELQVRLDQLQRGAERMRNDSLGSTMSSERSDSDREDVEVDVESIVFDCMDSEEPHIACSAADHCYSTSDKAWL; from the exons ATGAACAGAATGGAAGGGTCCTTTTGCAACATCCAGGTGCTTCTTCGCGCTGCCGAATTCCTGGAGAGGAGAGAGCGAG aggcaGAACACGGCTACGCTTCACTGCTGCCTCCCAGTCCGACTCTGTCTGATAAGAGGAGCAAACAGAAGAGCAAGAAGCTATCTGCTGGTGGAAATCG GTCCGTGCACAACGAGCTGGAGAAAAACAG ACGGGCTCAGCTGAGGCAGTGCCTGGAGCAGCTCAAGAAGCAAGTTCCTCTGGCGTCCGACTCGATGAGGAACACCACGCTCAACTTGCTCAGGCGAGCCCAGCTGCACATCAAG AAGCTGCAGGAGCAGGATGAGCGCGCAGAGCAGCTAAAGGGTCGTCTGCGCGGGGAGCAGAGGGAGCTGCAGGTGCGTCTGGACCAGCTGCAGCGAGGTGCCGAGCGGATGAGGAACGACAGCCTGGGCTCCACCATGTCATCAGAGAGGTCGGACTCAGACAGGG AGGATGTAGAGGTGGATGTAGAGAGCATCGTGTTTGACTGCATGGACTCTGAAGAGCCGCACATTGCATGCAGCGCTGCAGATCACTGTTATTCTACTTCGGACAAAGCCTGGCTATGA
- the prelid1a gene encoding PRELI domain containing 1a isoform X2 yields the protein MVKYFCCASLLKSSWDQVCLAFWQRYPNPYSNHVLTEDIIFREVTPSNCLISRRLLTKTSRAPRWMERYLPKHMASCAYIVEDSIVDPEKRTMTTLTWNISHARLMSVEERCEYRINPENGSWTEINREAWISSNVFGLSRAVQEFGLSRFKKSVTKTMKGFEYVLAKMQGETPSRSLAEAATERARETALAAKEKAKDLASQAQKKQYV from the exons ATGGTTAAGTATTTCTGCTGTGCAAGTTTGCTGAAAAGCTCTTGGGACCAAGTTTGCCTTGCTTTCTGGCAACGGTATCCAAACCCCTACAG TAACCATGTACTGACTGAGGATATCATTTTCCGAGAGGTGACTCCCAGCAACTGTCTAATTTCCAGACGTCTATTGACCAAAACGAGCCGCGCTCCACGCTGGATGGAGCGCTATCTTCCGAAGCACATGGCTAGCTGTGCGTACATCGTGGAGGACTCCATTGTGGACCCTGAAAAAAGAACGATGACCACGCTTACGTGGAACATCAGCCATGCTCGTCTCATG TCTGTGGAAGAGCGGTGCGAGTACCGAATTAACCCTGAGAATGGCAGCTGGACTGAGATCAATAGGGAAGCTTGGATCTCTTCCAATGTTTTTGGACTCTCGAGGGCTGTTCAG GAATTTGGCCTTTCAAGGTTCAAGAAGAGTGTTACCAAGACTATGAAGGGTTTTGAATATGTGCTGGCCAAAATGCAAG GAGAAACGCCATCAAGGAGTTTGGCAGAAGCAGCGACGGAGCGTGCGCGAGAAACAGCACTAGCAGCTAAGGAGAAAGCCAAAGATTTAGCCTCTCAGGCTCAGAAGAAGCAATACGTGTGA
- the prelid1a gene encoding PRELI domain containing 1a isoform X1, protein MITTFSNVKSKVVSSYSQTNFALLKPKCFRCMVRGLFTNRVVSIPTGGTMVKYFCCASLLKSSWDQVCLAFWQRYPNPYSNHVLTEDIIFREVTPSNCLISRRLLTKTSRAPRWMERYLPKHMASCAYIVEDSIVDPEKRTMTTLTWNISHARLMSVEERCEYRINPENGSWTEINREAWISSNVFGLSRAVQEFGLSRFKKSVTKTMKGFEYVLAKMQGETPSRSLAEAATERARETALAAKEKAKDLASQAQKKQYV, encoded by the exons ATGATAACTACGTTCTCCAATGTGAAATCAAAGGTTGTCAGCTCTTACTCTCAAACGAATTTTGCTCTTTTGAAACCAAAATGCTTTCGCTGTATGGTGAGAGGGTTATTCACAAACCGG GTTGTTTCCATACCAACTGGAGGAACAATGGTTAAGTATTTCTGCTGTGCAAGTTTGCTGAAAAGCTCTTGGGACCAAGTTTGCCTTGCTTTCTGGCAACGGTATCCAAACCCCTACAG TAACCATGTACTGACTGAGGATATCATTTTCCGAGAGGTGACTCCCAGCAACTGTCTAATTTCCAGACGTCTATTGACCAAAACGAGCCGCGCTCCACGCTGGATGGAGCGCTATCTTCCGAAGCACATGGCTAGCTGTGCGTACATCGTGGAGGACTCCATTGTGGACCCTGAAAAAAGAACGATGACCACGCTTACGTGGAACATCAGCCATGCTCGTCTCATG TCTGTGGAAGAGCGGTGCGAGTACCGAATTAACCCTGAGAATGGCAGCTGGACTGAGATCAATAGGGAAGCTTGGATCTCTTCCAATGTTTTTGGACTCTCGAGGGCTGTTCAG GAATTTGGCCTTTCAAGGTTCAAGAAGAGTGTTACCAAGACTATGAAGGGTTTTGAATATGTGCTGGCCAAAATGCAAG GAGAAACGCCATCAAGGAGTTTGGCAGAAGCAGCGACGGAGCGTGCGCGAGAAACAGCACTAGCAGCTAAGGAGAAAGCCAAAGATTTAGCCTCTCAGGCTCAGAAGAAGCAATACGTGTGA
- the npy7r gene encoding neuropeptide Y receptor Y7, with the protein MSPPDPSNSTGEWEPYETGMWTMPNGSMDLDQHGFHTDITKHLGVQITLITAYSLIILLGLLGNALVIYMIIRYRNMRTVTNFFIANLALADLLVDTFCLPFTLVYTLLDEWMFGAVLCHTVPFAQALSVHVSILTLTVIALERYRCIVFYLGQRLTWQSSFLIMAFTWTISAVLAAPLAIFREYRYEEIPSINLHIAVCSEKWPYGTNRDGVIYSLSMLLLQYIIPLAIISYAYICIWVKLKNHISPSTRNDSIMRRKKTTKMLALVVVVFAICWLPFHIFQLASDLDLVLNFEEYKLIYTVFHIVAMCSTFANPLLYGWMNKNYRNGFLMVFRCEDKPDSFHPEGSVRTRSMRRLTLNGRNGGHPPAAV; encoded by the coding sequence ATGAGCCCCCCAGACCCATCTAACAGCACAGGAGAATGGGAGCCTTATGAAACCGGCATGTGGACTATGCCCAATGGAAGCATGGATTTAGACCAACATGGTTTCCACACAGACATTACCAAGCACCTGGGGGTGCAGATCACCCTCATCACAGCGTATTCCTTAATCATCCTTCTGGGGCTTCTCGGGAATGCTCTTGTTATTTACATGATCATCCGTTACAGGAACATGCGAACAGTGACAAACTTCTTCATAGCCAATTTAGCACTGGCGGATCTGCTTGTTGACACTTTTTGCCTCCCCTTCACGCTGGTCTACACCCTGCTCGACGAGTGGATGTTTGGCGCAGTGCTGTGCCACACAGTGCCCTTCGCCCAGGCCCTGAGCGTTCATGTGTCCATCCTGACCCTGACAGTCATTGCACTGGAGCGCTACCGCTGCATTGTCTTCTACCTGGGCCAGCGGCTCACGTGGCAGTCCAGCTTCCTCATCATGGCTTTTACTTGGACTATCTCGGCGGTCCTGGCGGCACCCCTGGCCATCTTCAGAGAGTACCGCTACGAAGAGATCCCCTCGATCAATCTGCACATCGCCGTGTGCTCTGAGAAGTGGCCATATGGGACCAACAGGGACGGCGTCATCTACAGCCTCTCAATGCTGCTCCTGCAGTACATTATCCCTCTAGCGATCATCAGTTATGCTTATATTTGCATCTGGGTCAAACTGAAAAATCACATCAGCCCGTCTACTCGCAATGATAGCATTATGCGCCGCAAAAAGACCACCAAGATGTTGgctctggtggtggtggtgttcgCCATCTGCTGGCTACCCTTCCACATATTTCAGCTGGCCAGCGATCTGGACCTGGTTCTCAATTTTGAGGAATATAAACTGATATACACCGTGTTCCATATCGTGGCTATGTGTTCCACTTTTGCCAACCCGCTCCTCTACggctggatgaataaaaacTATAGAAATGGATTCTTAATGGTCTTCcgctgtgaggataagccagaTTCTTTCCACCCCGAAGGCTCTGTCAGGACTCGCTCTATGAGGCGGCTGACGCTCAATGGTCGTAATGGCGGACACCCGCCAGCTGCCGTGTGA